One window of Candidatus Saganbacteria bacterium genomic DNA carries:
- the hydG gene encoding [FeFe] hydrogenase H-cluster radical SAM maturase HydG, which yields MKYIDEKRIGTLLNAASSAGADKIDGILSKSKSLQRLTLSESAILLAEKNSSQIKKILDAAHYVKDKIYGKRVVIFAPLYISNLCKNNCLYCSFRSDNSKIDRKALTTDEIKEQVAYLLSRGHKRILAVAGEAAPKGKSNIDFYVESIEAIYSVKQSGNSIRRVNINCAPLNIEEFKKLKSAGIGTFQLFQETYHEGTYKKVHPSGPKSDPENRLDAIERAIKAGIDDVGIGVLYGLYDHKFETLAILCHIEALEKKFNFGPHTISVPRIEPAIGSDFSVNVPYKVLDDDFKKIVAVLRLSVPYTGIILSTRETASLRDELFSLGISQISAESKTSPGGYSDSEEKNTQFSTNDKRCLDEVMGSLLEKGFIPSFCAACYRKERTGKKFMSLAKPGLIAHQCSINALVTLKEYLDDFASDNVRREGYKLIDKQKEGLDDKSLKQLSEIFSRIDSGKRDEYI from the coding sequence GGATCGGTACGCTTCTTAATGCCGCATCTTCTGCTGGAGCAGATAAGATCGATGGGATACTAAGTAAAAGTAAGTCGCTTCAAAGGCTAACGCTTTCCGAATCCGCGATCCTGCTGGCAGAAAAGAACTCATCGCAAATAAAAAAGATATTGGATGCTGCGCACTATGTCAAAGACAAGATATACGGCAAAAGGGTAGTAATTTTTGCCCCTCTATATATAAGCAATCTCTGCAAAAACAATTGCCTCTATTGTTCTTTCAGGTCGGATAATAGCAAAATTGACAGGAAGGCCCTAACAACGGATGAAATAAAAGAGCAAGTTGCCTATCTTTTAAGCCGTGGGCACAAAAGGATCCTTGCAGTCGCCGGCGAAGCCGCGCCAAAAGGCAAGTCAAATATAGATTTCTATGTCGAATCGATCGAAGCGATATATTCCGTTAAACAAAGCGGCAACAGCATTAGGCGCGTGAACATCAATTGCGCTCCGCTAAATATCGAAGAATTTAAAAAGCTGAAATCCGCAGGTATCGGGACCTTTCAGCTCTTCCAAGAGACCTATCACGAGGGAACATACAAGAAAGTCCATCCGAGCGGCCCTAAAAGCGATCCGGAAAACAGGTTGGACGCGATCGAACGCGCGATAAAAGCGGGGATCGACGATGTAGGTATCGGGGTTCTTTATGGATTATATGATCATAAGTTCGAGACGCTCGCGATACTTTGCCACATCGAAGCCCTTGAAAAAAAGTTCAATTTTGGCCCCCATACGATCTCTGTCCCAAGGATCGAGCCTGCGATAGGATCCGACTTTAGCGTTAATGTCCCATATAAAGTTTTAGACGACGATTTTAAAAAGATCGTGGCTGTTTTAAGATTGTCCGTCCCGTATACAGGCATAATATTGTCGACCAGAGAAACTGCTTCCTTGCGGGATGAACTATTTTCACTTGGCATATCGCAGATCAGCGCCGAGTCAAAGACATCTCCAGGCGGATATTCGGATAGCGAAGAAAAAAACACCCAATTTTCGACAAATGACAAAAGATGTTTGGATGAAGTCATGGGATCGCTATTGGAGAAAGGATTTATCCCAAGCTTCTGCGCGGCCTGCTACAGGAAGGAAAGGACCGGCAAGAAATTCATGAGCCTGGCAAAACCAGGCCTTATCGCCCATCAATGCAGTATCAACGCGCTTGTGACCCTCAAAGAATATCTTGATGATTTTGCGTCCGACAATGTCAGGCGCGAAGGATATAAGCTCATCGATAAACAAAAAGAAGGACTCGACGACAAAAGCTTAAAACAATTATCGGAGATCTTCTCGAGGATCGATTCGGGAAAGAGGGATGAATATATTTAA
- a CDS encoding sulfurtransferase TusA family protein, translating to MEADVKLDCFGLLCPMPIIETANKVKEIRIGQILEVASTDEGLKTDMPAWCKVTGQEFLGVSEKDGEYFAYLRKIK from the coding sequence ATGGAAGCTGATGTAAAATTGGATTGTTTCGGGCTTTTATGCCCAATGCCTATAATTGAAACGGCTAATAAGGTCAAAGAAATCAGGATAGGGCAGATATTAGAGGTCGCATCGACCGATGAAGGCTTAAAAACCGACATGCCCGCTTGGTGTAAAGTTACCGGTCAGGAATTTTTGGGCGTTTCGGAAAAAGACGGCGAATATTTCGCCTATTTAAGGAAAATTAAATAA
- a CDS encoding DsrE/DsrF/DrsH-like family protein: MEKNKFNIIVFSGDMDKVLAAFILATTAASMGMEVKMFFTFWGLNVLRKKKLTSGKNILQKMMNFLNKGGSDRLPLSKFNMMGMGPAMMKIMMKQSKVPSIDEFVKMSKKMGIKMVACTTTFSFMGFDKDDFVEELDSFSGAATYLSDAIEGKISYFI; encoded by the coding sequence ATGGAAAAGAATAAATTTAATATCATAGTATTCTCCGGTGATATGGACAAAGTATTGGCTGCGTTTATTTTAGCAACAACAGCAGCTTCTATGGGAATGGAAGTTAAAATGTTCTTCACTTTCTGGGGACTGAACGTATTAAGAAAGAAAAAACTTACCAGCGGCAAGAATATCCTCCAAAAAATGATGAATTTCTTGAACAAGGGTGGATCAGATAGGCTTCCTTTATCCAAATTCAACATGATGGGGATGGGGCCTGCCATGATGAAGATCATGATGAAGCAATCTAAAGTGCCTAGCATTGATGAATTCGTAAAAATGTCAAAAAAGATGGGCATTAAAATGGTCGCCTGTACGACGACTTTCAGCTTCATGGGATTCGATAAAGATGACTTTGTCGAAGAGCTGGATTCGTTTTCCGGGGCCGCGACATATCTTTCGGATGCGATCGAAGGCAAGATAAGCTACTTTATTTAA
- a CDS encoding cysteine desulfurase: MNTKRSIYLDHMANTPVDARVVDAMMPHLRETYGNPLNVHDFGGKTADAIEEARSKAANMIGAIPKEMIFTSCGTESNNLAVRGIAKAYEKKGKHIISSQIEHFSVLYVLQELEKEGFSVTYLPVDKDGMIDPDSVSKAITSQTTLITLTHASNEIGTIEPIKEIGASLRRAESSRVKGQGVIFHIDAVQTAGTIPVNVNELGVDALTISPNQFYGPTGIAALYLRKGTRIVPQLRGGTQEEGKRSGTNNIPGIIGMGKACELAVLEMVDRGKKLIPMRDRLFAGLLEKLEDFFITGHRTNRLPGHVSGCVKFIEGESMSMFLNMDGIAVATGSACMSKTLKSSHVLLAIGVNPENIHGSLVFSFGNDNIPEDVDYVLEKLPPIVNRLREMSPLYRKGSK, encoded by the coding sequence ATGAATACAAAGAGATCCATTTATCTAGATCACATGGCCAATACTCCTGTGGATGCGCGTGTCGTTGACGCGATGATGCCGCATCTTAGGGAAACATACGGCAATCCTCTAAATGTCCATGATTTTGGAGGGAAAACCGCGGATGCGATAGAAGAAGCCCGTTCAAAGGCCGCAAACATGATCGGGGCGATCCCAAAAGAAATGATCTTCACTTCATGCGGGACAGAGTCAAATAATCTTGCAGTAAGAGGAATTGCAAAAGCTTACGAAAAAAAAGGCAAGCATATCATTTCATCTCAAATAGAGCATTTTTCTGTTCTATACGTCCTGCAGGAATTGGAGAAAGAAGGATTTAGCGTCACATATCTTCCTGTGGATAAAGATGGGATGATAGATCCTGACTCTGTATCAAAAGCAATTACTTCTCAAACGACTTTAATAACGCTTACGCATGCAAGCAATGAGATCGGGACTATCGAGCCCATTAAAGAAATAGGGGCAAGCTTGCGGCGAGCGGAGTCGAGCAGGGTCAAGGGGCAGGGTGTTATATTTCATATCGATGCCGTGCAGACCGCGGGAACGATTCCCGTGAATGTAAATGAACTTGGAGTTGACGCATTAACAATTTCACCAAATCAATTTTACGGGCCAACAGGGATAGCGGCTCTATATTTGAGGAAAGGCACAAGGATCGTCCCTCAACTTAGAGGCGGCACGCAGGAAGAAGGAAAGCGTTCGGGGACTAACAATATCCCTGGGATTATCGGCATGGGAAAAGCGTGCGAGCTTGCTGTTTTGGAAATGGTGGATAGGGGAAAAAAGCTTATTCCGATGCGAGATAGGCTTTTTGCCGGATTGCTTGAAAAACTCGAGGACTTTTTTATTACAGGACATAGGACCAATAGGCTGCCGGGGCATGTGAGCGGGTGTGTCAAATTTATCGAGGGAGAATCTATGTCAATGTTCCTTAATATGGATGGGATTGCGGTAGCAACGGGGTCCGCCTGCATGTCAAAAACCCTAAAATCTTCTCATGTATTGTTAGCTATTGGGGTCAATCCCGAAAATATCCACGGGTCGCTTGTTTTTTCGTTCGGTAATGATAATATACCCGAGGACGTTGATTATGTATTGGAAAAGCTGCCTCCGATCGTGAATAGGTTGCGGGAAATGTCTCCGTTATACAGAAAAGGGAGCAAATAA
- a CDS encoding cupredoxin domain-containing protein has translation MRIALTVAVLLVFCSLIVISCQNTSAYNTETTTTTSAAAATTTLQTGATASINIAGSAFSPGSLTITAETTVIWTNNDAAVHTATSTNGPASFDSGNISNGGTYSHKFTTVGTYSYRCNIHTTMTGTVIVE, from the coding sequence ATGAGGATAGCTTTGACTGTTGCAGTTCTTCTTGTATTTTGTTCTCTTATTGTCATTTCATGCCAAAACACCAGTGCATATAACACGGAAACAACTACGACCACGTCGGCTGCTGCGGCAACTACTACACTACAGACAGGCGCAACAGCATCTATTAATATTGCGGGGTCGGCATTCAGCCCAGGCTCGCTTACAATAACCGCTGAAACAACTGTTATTTGGACGAATAACGATGCAGCTGTCCACACGGCGACCAGCACAAACGGACCGGCAAGTTTTGATTCTGGAAATATATCAAATGGCGGGACATACTCGCATAAATTCACAACTGTCGGCACATATAGCTATCGATGCAATATCCATACGACAATGACCGGAACGGTGATCGTAGAATGA
- a CDS encoding endonuclease domain-containing protein, which produces MRRRLDDLIKETIRRLRRNQTECETKLWKLLKNRKVIGKKFLRQHPIIFKYNGKNRFLIADFYCHEARLIIEIDGSIHEKQKEYDETREDVLKSLGLSVIRFTNDLVGKNIEKVLSEIKINI; this is translated from the coding sequence ATGCGCAGAAGATTAGATGATCTAATTAAAGAAACGATTCGAAGGCTTAGAAGAAATCAAACCGAGTGTGAGACAAAGCTTTGGAAATTATTGAAGAATAGAAAAGTAATCGGTAAGAAGTTTTTACGCCAGCACCCAATAATTTTTAAATATAATGGGAAAAATAGGTTTTTGATAGCGGATTTTTATTGCCACGAAGCAAGGCTTATTATCGAAATAGATGGGTCAATACATGAAAAGCAAAAAGAATATGACGAAACAAGAGAGGATGTTTTGAAAAGTTTAGGATTGAGTGTCATTCGTTTTACCAATGATCTGGTTGGAAAAAATATTGAGAAAGTCCTCTCAGAAATAAAAATTAATATCTGA
- a CDS encoding cation-translocating P-type ATPase, with translation MARYHNLAIPDIEKKLHTSSKRGLADVEAKKRLLEFGPNELEEKEQINPFAIFIRQFSDFIIWVLVAAAAVSGILNEWVDAIAIIVIVVLNAFLGFFQEYRAEKSLAALKKLSSPTSKVIRSGQHLAINSSDLVQGDLIELDAGDNIPADARLSYISLNFKTSEASLTGESTPVDKTILDLKGEAVPLAERTNMVYMGTSVAAGRGRAIICRTGMHTELGRIAGMIQNIKKELTPLQKRLESFGKFIVYACFILVAIIFLMEFWRGGEILPIFLTAVSLAVAAIPEGLPAVVTISLALGVSRLVSRHVLIRKLPSVETLGSTTVICSDKTGTLTKNEMTVQEVYSDDEIKALNCGVLCNGAQLVSGKIVGDPTEGAILVYAEKKGISKGALELEYPFVAEIPFDPVRKRMTIIRREGGKYIAFVKGAPDMLVDICALDAQAKAKILNANIDFANNAMRVLGVAYKTFDVLPTMNEAEIVERDLEFLGLIAMIDPPRPEVKAAIKECRTAGISTIMITGDHKNTAVAIGRELGITEVYARVSPEDKLNIIRDLHKRGEIVAMTGDGVNDAPALKESDIGIAMGITSTDVTKEVADMVITDDNFASIVTAVKEGRGIFDNIKKFIHYLLSCNIGEIMVMFCASLIGWPIPLIPIQILWVNIVTDGLPALALGVDPLLPDVMQKPPRPRDEGVITKELGILMLIQGAIIALCSLSAFAFVLFIEKEGLGRARTCAFMVLAISQLFHSFNCRSNKLSVFKLGIFSNMNLIYAFIVSLSLQVSIIYMPFFQSVFKTEYLGLNDWGLVILISSMPLWVMELYKLAINSPPSPSLRKRGGIENNNAQKIR, from the coding sequence ATGGCAAGATATCACAATCTGGCTATCCCGGATATAGAAAAAAAACTGCATACAAGCTCTAAGAGAGGTCTTGCGGATGTTGAAGCAAAGAAGCGGCTCTTGGAATTTGGCCCGAACGAACTTGAAGAGAAAGAACAAATAAATCCCTTTGCCATTTTTATAAGGCAATTCAGCGATTTTATCATATGGGTTCTTGTTGCAGCAGCGGCAGTTTCCGGGATCTTGAATGAATGGGTCGACGCGATTGCAATTATTGTAATAGTCGTTCTAAACGCATTCTTGGGATTTTTCCAGGAATATCGAGCCGAAAAGTCGCTTGCCGCGCTAAAAAAATTATCAAGTCCAACTTCGAAAGTAATTCGCAGCGGCCAACATTTGGCCATTAACTCATCGGACCTTGTACAGGGAGACTTGATCGAGCTTGATGCCGGGGATAATATTCCGGCTGATGCAAGGCTTTCGTATATAAGCCTTAATTTTAAAACTTCCGAAGCGAGCCTTACAGGCGAGTCGACGCCGGTTGATAAGACAATACTCGATCTTAAAGGCGAAGCTGTTCCTTTGGCAGAGCGGACAAATATGGTTTATATGGGGACATCAGTCGCGGCCGGGCGCGGCAGAGCTATTATTTGCAGGACAGGAATGCACACAGAACTCGGCCGAATAGCCGGAATGATCCAAAATATTAAAAAAGAACTAACCCCATTACAAAAAAGACTGGAGAGCTTCGGAAAATTTATCGTCTATGCATGCTTTATACTTGTAGCAATAATCTTTCTTATGGAGTTTTGGCGCGGAGGGGAGATACTTCCGATATTTCTAACGGCTGTAAGCCTTGCCGTGGCCGCTATCCCCGAAGGCCTTCCGGCGGTTGTTACTATTTCTCTTGCCCTAGGGGTTTCTCGCTTGGTTTCACGGCATGTGCTTATAAGAAAGCTGCCGTCTGTTGAAACGCTGGGATCGACAACGGTTATCTGCTCTGATAAAACGGGGACGCTAACAAAGAATGAAATGACGGTCCAGGAGGTATATTCCGATGACGAAATAAAAGCTCTAAATTGCGGCGTCCTATGCAATGGCGCGCAATTGGTTTCGGGAAAAATCGTTGGAGACCCGACGGAGGGCGCGATCCTTGTTTATGCCGAAAAAAAAGGGATAAGCAAAGGGGCGCTGGAACTTGAATATCCATTTGTTGCAGAGATCCCTTTTGATCCAGTAAGAAAAAGGATGACAATTATACGCAGGGAAGGGGGCAAGTATATTGCGTTTGTAAAAGGCGCACCGGATATGCTTGTCGATATTTGCGCATTGGACGCACAAGCCAAAGCAAAAATACTAAACGCGAACATTGATTTTGCGAACAACGCTATGAGGGTTTTGGGTGTAGCTTATAAAACATTTGATGTGTTGCCGACTATGAACGAAGCCGAAATTGTCGAGCGGGATCTTGAGTTCCTGGGATTGATCGCGATGATAGATCCTCCGCGTCCCGAAGTTAAGGCCGCGATTAAAGAATGCAGAACCGCCGGGATCAGCACTATTATGATAACCGGCGATCATAAGAACACAGCAGTTGCCATTGGCCGCGAGCTTGGCATAACCGAAGTTTATGCCCGAGTATCGCCTGAAGATAAGCTGAATATTATCCGCGATCTCCATAAACGAGGAGAGATAGTTGCAATGACGGGGGATGGTGTAAATGACGCCCCAGCCCTAAAAGAATCGGATATTGGAATAGCGATGGGGATCACAAGCACCGATGTAACAAAAGAAGTCGCGGATATGGTCATAACCGACGATAATTTTGCTTCTATAGTAACCGCCGTAAAAGAGGGAAGAGGGATCTTCGATAATATCAAGAAATTTATACACTATCTATTGTCCTGCAACATTGGCGAGATAATGGTAATGTTTTGCGCTTCGCTTATAGGCTGGCCTATACCTCTGATACCGATCCAAATATTGTGGGTAAATATTGTGACGGACGGCTTGCCGGCGCTTGCTTTGGGTGTTGATCCATTATTACCGGACGTTATGCAAAAGCCTCCGCGTCCACGAGATGAAGGAGTTATTACAAAAGAGCTTGGAATATTGATGTTGATACAAGGCGCTATAATCGCATTATGCAGTTTGTCGGCGTTCGCATTCGTATTATTTATTGAAAAAGAAGGCCTTGGCCGCGCGAGGACATGCGCATTTATGGTGCTTGCGATCAGCCAATTATTCCATTCTTTCAATTGTAGGAGCAACAAGCTGTCGGTATTTAAGCTTGGTATATTTTCAAATATGAACTTGATCTATGCATTCATTGTTTCTTTATCCCTTCAGGTTTCGATAATCTATATGCCTTTTTTCCAATCGGTCTTTAAGACCGAATATTTAGGCCTTAATGATTGGGGTTTGGTTATATTGATATCCTCTATGCCTTTATGGGTGATGGAATTATATAAGTTAGCCATTAACTCACCCCCTTCCCCCTCTCTTAGAAAGAGAGGGGGTATTGAGAATAATAATGCGCAGAAGATTAGATGA
- the hemL gene encoding glutamate-1-semialdehyde 2,1-aminomutase, translating into MRTKRSEELFKEAERYLPGGVDSPVRAFKSVGGSPLFITKGKGSKIFDVDGNKYIDCVGSWGPLILGHSHPKILSVVKKVLSDGTSFGAPCESEISLAKLIKEAFPSIELVRMVNSGTEAVMSAIRSARGYTKRDKIIKFEGCYHGHTDSMLVKAGSGLATFGQPNSLGITKGTAADTIVLPFNDLEAVEKALKEIGNDIAALIIEPIPGNMGVVLPRAGYLQGLRDLTTKYGIVLIFDEVITGFRAAFGGAQELYGIKADLTCLGKIIGGGFPVGAFGGEKEIMENLAPLGGVYQAGTLSGNPIAMAAGIEMLKQLKNKKIYKKLERSGQKLETGLKKILIESGEKYTINRVGSLLTLFFTEKPVVDYQSASKSDAGKFKKFFWSMLNNGIYLPPSQYEAWFLSLAHSDQDIAKVLAAVKISI; encoded by the coding sequence ATGAGAACAAAAAGATCGGAAGAATTATTTAAGGAAGCCGAGAGATACTTGCCGGGTGGAGTGGACAGTCCCGTCCGCGCGTTCAAATCCGTTGGCGGCTCGCCATTGTTCATAACAAAGGGAAAAGGCTCAAAGATATTTGATGTGGACGGCAACAAATATATAGATTGTGTCGGGTCATGGGGCCCGCTTATTTTAGGCCACTCTCATCCTAAGATATTATCGGTCGTAAAAAAGGTTTTGTCCGACGGCACAAGTTTTGGCGCCCCGTGTGAGTCTGAAATATCGTTGGCTAAACTCATTAAAGAAGCCTTTCCGTCAATTGAATTGGTACGCATGGTAAATTCAGGGACCGAAGCCGTCATGAGCGCTATTCGATCGGCAAGAGGATATACGAAGCGGGATAAGATCATCAAATTTGAAGGGTGTTACCACGGGCACACGGACTCTATGCTTGTTAAAGCCGGATCCGGTCTTGCGACCTTTGGCCAGCCAAATAGTCTTGGGATCACAAAAGGCACGGCAGCGGATACTATAGTCTTGCCATTCAACGATCTTGAAGCAGTTGAAAAGGCTCTTAAAGAGATCGGAAATGATATCGCGGCTCTGATAATTGAGCCGATCCCGGGGAATATGGGCGTTGTGCTCCCAAGGGCAGGATATCTCCAAGGATTAAGGGATCTAACTACAAAGTATGGGATCGTTCTTATTTTTGATGAAGTTATAACAGGCTTTAGGGCGGCATTTGGCGGTGCGCAGGAATTATATGGAATTAAAGCTGATCTTACATGTCTTGGAAAAATCATCGGCGGGGGATTCCCGGTCGGCGCTTTTGGCGGGGAAAAAGAAATTATGGAAAATTTGGCGCCTCTTGGCGGAGTTTATCAAGCCGGGACATTATCGGGTAATCCTATTGCAATGGCGGCTGGAATTGAAATGCTGAAGCAATTAAAAAACAAAAAAATATATAAAAAACTTGAAAGATCCGGTCAAAAATTGGAAACGGGCCTTAAGAAGATACTGATCGAGTCCGGGGAAAAGTACACAATAAATAGGGTAGGGTCGCTTCTGACTTTATTTTTTACTGAAAAGCCGGTCGTCGATTATCAAAGTGCGTCAAAGTCAGATGCGGGAAAATTTAAAAAATTCTTCTGGTCAATGCTTAATAATGGGATATATTTACCGCCGTCGCAATATGAAGCTTGGTTCTTATCTTTGGCGCACAGTGATCAAGATATCGCTAAAGTGCTTGCGGCAGTAAAGATATCTATCTAA
- a CDS encoding Lrp/AsnC family transcriptional regulator produces MNLIKILQNDFPIISKPFKAMAKASGIPESELLANIKDLKNCGTIRKFGAILKHQKAGFSSNAMVVFDVPDEKVDELGKKLSSFKEVSHCYERPRFPGFNYNLYAMTHGKSKGELMDSVKKISENIGIPGFNILWSIKEYKKSSPKFS; encoded by the coding sequence GTGAATCTGATAAAAATATTACAGAACGACTTTCCTATAATTTCAAAACCATTTAAGGCGATGGCAAAGGCTTCAGGTATACCAGAAAGCGAACTATTGGCAAATATCAAAGATCTAAAAAACTGCGGGACTATCAGGAAATTTGGAGCTATACTTAAGCATCAGAAGGCCGGATTTTCGAGCAATGCGATGGTGGTTTTTGATGTGCCCGACGAAAAAGTGGATGAGCTTGGTAAAAAGCTCTCATCCTTTAAAGAAGTCTCACACTGTTATGAGCGGCCAAGATTCCCGGGGTTCAATTATAATCTGTATGCGATGACCCATGGCAAAAGCAAAGGTGAACTTATGGATTCTGTCAAAAAAATATCGGAAAATATTGGGATTCCAGGGTTTAATATACTCTGGAGCATAAAAGAATATAAAAAATCGAGTCCTAAATTTTCATGA
- a CDS encoding Lrp/AsnC family transcriptional regulator — MIDQIDKNILNELQFNFPIVEKPFKEIADRIGISEDEVLTRVSDLKKDYIIRRIGPTFEGSKLGYVNALVAAKAPEDKLDEIGQYVAGFEEVTHDYSRDHEFNLWFTLTCKSVERMDEIIAQIEKKYGDICVFLLPATKKFKINARFEL, encoded by the coding sequence ATGATCGATCAAATAGACAAAAACATTTTAAACGAGCTTCAGTTTAATTTCCCCATCGTGGAAAAACCTTTTAAAGAAATAGCCGATCGCATCGGGATATCCGAAGATGAAGTTCTCACAAGAGTTTCCGATCTAAAAAAAGATTATATTATAAGAAGAATCGGTCCTACTTTTGAAGGAAGCAAACTTGGATATGTGAATGCTCTTGTTGCGGCCAAGGCGCCTGAAGATAAATTGGATGAGATAGGGCAATATGTCGCGGGATTTGAAGAAGTGACCCACGATTATTCAAGAGATCACGAATTTAATCTTTGGTTCACATTAACTTGCAAGAGTGTCGAACGCATGGATGAGATAATAGCTCAAATCGAAAAGAAATATGGCGATATTTGTGTGTTTCTGCTTCCCGCTACAAAAAAATTCAAGATCAACGCGAGGTTTGAGCTGTGA
- a CDS encoding radical SAM protein has product MRRSALHNFTPRLIFFELTNRCNLSCIHCRASALKTASPDEMTTKQVFKFIDDVAAFAKPIFVLTGGEPLYRPDIYEIISHTVKSGCIAALATNGTMVDKSVAQKIKDAGVTRVSISLDGSNARTHDSFRMQDGAFDLAIQGMKNLQKVGVPVQINTTVTNHNLSEIPDIYNLALKLGAVAFHLFLLVPVGCGLTIAKEKEISPTEYEEILNWFYEREEEGKIELKATCAPHYYRIRLQKAKAAEKTLHPSRGCLAGSAVCFVSHKGDVQPCGYLPVKAGNVLKENFKDIWDRSKLFADLRDPNLLKGKCGDCEYKVICEGCRARAYAACGDYLEEEPFCTYIPKLKV; this is encoded by the coding sequence ATGAGGAGATCGGCATTGCATAATTTTACTCCAAGATTAATATTCTTTGAATTGACAAATCGCTGCAATTTATCTTGTATCCATTGCAGGGCGTCAGCTTTAAAAACGGCATCGCCCGATGAAATGACAACAAAACAAGTTTTTAAATTCATCGATGATGTGGCGGCTTTCGCCAAGCCAATTTTTGTTTTAACCGGCGGCGAACCTCTTTATAGGCCGGATATTTATGAGATCATTTCCCATACTGTAAAATCGGGATGCATTGCAGCTCTTGCAACGAATGGTACGATGGTTGATAAATCTGTTGCACAAAAAATTAAAGATGCCGGTGTTACTCGAGTGTCAATTAGCCTTGATGGATCGAACGCAAGAACACATGACAGCTTCAGGATGCAGGATGGTGCTTTTGATCTCGCGATCCAGGGTATGAAAAATTTACAGAAAGTTGGCGTGCCGGTGCAAATAAATACCACAGTTACAAACCATAATCTTTCAGAAATCCCCGATATCTACAATTTAGCTCTCAAGCTCGGCGCTGTTGCTTTCCATCTGTTTCTTTTGGTCCCGGTTGGATGCGGCCTCACTATCGCAAAAGAAAAAGAGATATCACCTACCGAATACGAAGAAATACTAAATTGGTTCTATGAGAGGGAAGAAGAAGGAAAGATCGAGTTAAAAGCGACCTGCGCTCCTCATTATTACAGGATAAGGCTTCAAAAGGCAAAAGCTGCGGAAAAAACTCTACATCCAAGCCGCGGCTGTCTTGCCGGATCCGCCGTTTGTTTTGTGTCGCACAAAGGCGACGTTCAGCCTTGCGGGTATTTACCAGTCAAAGCCGGCAATGTTCTCAAAGAAAACTTTAAAGATATTTGGGACAGATCGAAATTGTTTGCAGACCTTCGCGACCCGAATTTGCTCAAGGGCAAATGCGGCGATTGCGAATATAAAGTGATATGCGAAGGGTGCCGAGCGAGAGCTTACGCCGCTTGCGGCGATTATTTGGAAGAAGAACCTTTCTGTACATATATTCCCAAATTAAAAGTATGA